The Candidatus Desulfofervidus auxilii DNA segment TTTAAGAAGTTGATACACTTTTTGTCTCTCTCTTGTTGGAAATAACTCTAAATTCTTATCAGAAAAGTTGATTACCCCTACTTTTGCTCCTGCCTCTAAGTAATTTCTGGCAATGGCAAAGGCAGCCAAAACAGCATAAGAGGTTTCTCTATCTGGGTGTTTCATACTTCCAGAAGAATCCATTACAATGATGGCATCAGGGACTTTTACCTTAATTTCTCCCTCAAAATAACTCATTTTATATCGCTTAGAAATACCAGGAAGAAATTGTCCATAACTTTCAATAAAACTAAAGGTCTCAATGGGGTCTTCTAGGGAAAAATCTCTTATTTCTGAAGGATAAAGAGAATCGGTTTTTTGTGTCCCTGAAATATAAATGGCATAACGCTGGGCCCTTGTTTCATACCAAGAGGTCTCTGGAGGTATAAATGGTCTTGCTTGTTCTTTCTTGCCTGGTCTAATTCCCAACCCCCTTTTTATTAAAAAAGGGCTTCCTAAAATCTTTTCCATCACCTTTTCATATTTTTCTACATCCAGTTCTTCTGCAATGTCCCTCATGGCCTTTCTCAATTCAGAAGGAGAAAAGTGTTCCCAGGAAAAGAAATAAAAAGGCACTTCAGTCTCTTCCGCCATATCTTTGATAATTTCTGCAAATTGCTTTATATTATTTTTCAACCGGGCGCGGCCTGTATCTAGAAAATCTATCTGGAGTAAGGCATCAAGCCTTTTTTGGAGATATTTGTCTATTTCTAACTTACCGAAAGAAAGCCCGGTCACTTCTTGATAAAATGCTCTTAATAGGCAATCTATTTTGCTTTTTAAAGCCAATTCTTGATATACCTGGGCTATTTCTTCCAGCCCCTTATTTACAACTAGGTCAATGGTTACGATAACATCATCAAACAGGTTTCTGATCATCACTTGGGACTCGGTCTCATATTCATCTAGCCAACTGGTTTCTAAAATAACTGTCTTTAAGTCATAAGGATGTTTTACCCAATGATTGAGTTCGTGATGGAAAAGACCAATGACAGCCTTTGGTGAAAGGTGGGAAATAAATTTTTCCCCCACGATGATTTTATA contains these protein-coding regions:
- a CDS encoding vWA domain-containing protein, with protein sequence MNREQLKKLFQKARADLCYPPICECKIAQEGTSEIDFVSPKYKIIVGEKFISHLSPKAVIGLFHHELNHWVKHPYDLKTVILETSWLDEYETESQVMIRNLFDDVIVTIDLVVNKGLEEIAQVYQELALKSKIDCLLRAFYQEVTGLSFGKLEIDKYLQKRLDALLQIDFLDTGRARLKNNIKQFAEIIKDMAEETEVPFYFFSWEHFSPSELRKAMRDIAEELDVEKYEKVMEKILGSPFLIKRGLGIRPGKKEQARPFIPPETSWYETRAQRYAIYISGTQKTDSLYPSEIRDFSLEDPIETFSFIESYGQFLPGISKRYKMSYFEGEIKVKVPDAIIVMDSSGSMKHPDRETSYAVLAAFAIARNYLEAGAKVGVINFSDKNLELFPTRERQKVYQLLKFHQRGGTTLHLEEFKAYMEKAENADCIIITDAGIENLSPLMETLSSLKQRLTFIWIKTDVGKTYAFHRHYHALKENLPPWVTFVEVENETDIPKIAIGKSFAEYVRDKKDS